TCTGTCTTTCCGGGTCTTGCGCGCGCACAGTTAATGTGCCATGCTATAGACAGAACAAAAAAAGGGGGAGGTCTTATGGAAAGCAAGGATTTTGCAGCCATTATCAATCTCGCAATATCAAAAGAGGAAGAAGCCTACGATTTTTACATGGAACTCATAAACGCCGTCGATGACAAGGCGGCCAAGGACGCGCTGCAGGTCATCGCCGGCGAGGAAAAAAAGCACAAGGAGTTCCTCGTAAATTACCGCGACAAGGGCTACGGGAACGAAGGCCTGAAAATGACGGCTGTCGTCGATTACAAGATCGCGGAGCATCTCGAGGCCCCTGAGCCTAAGGCCGGCATGGAAAGCAAGGATGTCTTCCTCATTGCCGCCCATCGCGAGAAGGCGTCCCACGAGTTCTACCTCTCCCTTGCCTCCATGCATTCTTCGGGAGAGGCGCGGAATATGCTCCTTATGATGGCCGCGGAAGAGCTGAAGCACAAGGAGAAGATGGAATACTATTACGCGAACGCCGCATTCCCGCAAACATCGGGAGGGTGAGCAAAACAGGGATACATCTCTCAACAGTGCCGGGAACACACCGCGAGGCCGCCTTTGGATCCCATTGAATTTGCTATCTTCGA
This genomic window from Syntrophorhabdaceae bacterium contains:
- a CDS encoding ferritin family protein, encoding MESKDFAAIINLAISKEEEAYDFYMELINAVDDKAAKDALQVIAGEEKKHKEFLVNYRDKGYGNEGLKMTAVVDYKIAEHLEAPEPKAGMESKDVFLIAAHREKASHEFYLSLASMHSSGEARNMLLMMAAEELKHKEKMEYYYANAAFPQTSGG